One genomic region from Arenicella chitinivorans encodes:
- a CDS encoding SDR family oxidoreductase, with product MQHTALITGTNRGIGLSLTKHYLKNGWNVIAACRQPSTELADSGATVVSGIDVTNPESLHKLTTTLASTKIDLLINNAGILRDEALGQLNFDTIEAQFAVNTLGPLRITERLLNNFNEHAKIAMITSRMGSIADNTSGGRYGYRMSKAALNIAAVSLAQDLKSRGIAVGIIHPGLVGTDMIGGYGDVTPDQAAANIVQRLDSLDLDNSGTFWHANGEILPW from the coding sequence ATGCAACACACCGCCTTAATCACCGGAACCAACCGCGGAATCGGACTGTCTTTAACAAAACATTATCTTAAAAATGGCTGGAACGTCATTGCTGCATGCCGTCAACCGTCAACAGAACTGGCCGACTCTGGCGCTACCGTAGTGTCTGGGATTGACGTTACCAACCCAGAATCACTCCACAAATTGACCACTACGCTCGCTAGCACAAAGATTGACCTGCTCATTAACAACGCCGGAATCCTACGCGATGAAGCACTCGGGCAACTTAATTTTGACACGATCGAAGCGCAATTCGCAGTTAATACGCTGGGGCCACTAAGAATTACCGAACGCCTACTCAATAACTTTAACGAACATGCCAAAATTGCCATGATCACCAGTCGCATGGGCTCCATCGCCGACAATACGAGTGGGGGGCGCTACGGGTACCGCATGTCCAAAGCGGCCTTAAATATTGCTGCAGTGTCCTTGGCACAAGACCTTAAATCGCGCGGAATTGCCGTGGGCATAATTCACCCGGGCCTGGTTGGCACCGACATGATTGGTGGCTACGGTGATGTTACGCCGGATCAAGCGGCAGCTAACATTGTGCAACGACTTGACAGCCTCGATCTCGATAATTCTGGCACATTCTGGCACGCCAACGGCGAAATCCTCCCTTGGTGA
- a CDS encoding (2Fe-2S)-binding protein, with the protein MVTLTLNGQELTLDADPAMPLLYAIRDIAQLTGTKFGCGMGLCGACTIHLDGQPIRACVTPVSAATNKHLTTIEGLATDGVLHPVQSAWIEHKVPQCGYCQSGQMMSAVALLKNNPNPNDDDINTAMQGNICRCGTYPRIRKAIKDAGKTMREHDKAVKS; encoded by the coding sequence ATGGTAACGCTTACCCTAAATGGACAGGAATTAACGCTCGACGCAGACCCAGCTATGCCACTCTTGTACGCGATACGTGATATTGCTCAGCTCACCGGCACCAAGTTTGGGTGCGGCATGGGCTTATGCGGTGCGTGCACCATACACCTTGACGGCCAACCCATCCGCGCCTGCGTCACACCCGTATCCGCTGCGACCAACAAGCATCTAACAACCATCGAGGGCTTAGCCACCGACGGCGTACTGCATCCCGTACAGTCGGCTTGGATCGAGCACAAGGTGCCGCAATGTGGTTACTGTCAAAGCGGTCAAATGATGAGTGCGGTCGCGCTGTTAAAAAACAATCCAAACCCAAATGACGACGACATCAACACCGCCATGCAGGGTAACATTTGTCGCTGTGGCACGTATCCACGGATTCGCAAAGCCATCAAGGATGCTGGCAAGACCATGCGCGAACACGATAAGGCGGTGAAATCATGA
- a CDS encoding HAD family hydrolase, which translates to MQALIFDHDGTLVDSERHHFEVWRQILASFGVSFCETEYIREHNGVPTPQNAAALITRHNLDIDIDSLCERKNTAFAEFASRTPSPLLPTVLETLKLARKQGHKMAIATGADTRDVMRSVKAHALTPLFDAIATRSDVKHGKPAPDVYLLACERLQIRPHRAVAFEDTHTGVAAAKAAGLYCIAIPNHYSIHQDLSRADARCDTLADALTLATTRAR; encoded by the coding sequence ATGCAGGCACTTATTTTTGACCATGACGGTACCCTAGTTGACAGTGAGCGCCACCACTTTGAAGTATGGCGGCAAATACTCGCGTCGTTTGGTGTTTCTTTTTGCGAAACGGAGTACATCCGTGAGCATAACGGTGTGCCAACACCGCAAAATGCGGCCGCACTCATAACACGGCATAATTTAGACATCGACATTGATTCACTTTGCGAACGTAAAAACACGGCGTTTGCCGAGTTCGCCTCACGCACTCCAAGTCCGCTGCTGCCAACCGTGTTAGAAACCCTCAAATTGGCGCGCAAGCAAGGTCACAAGATGGCAATTGCTACCGGAGCTGACACTCGAGATGTGATGCGTAGCGTCAAGGCCCATGCGCTGACTCCTTTGTTCGATGCAATCGCAACGCGCAGTGACGTGAAACACGGCAAACCTGCACCAGATGTGTACTTGCTAGCCTGTGAACGCTTACAGATACGCCCGCACCGTGCGGTTGCGTTTGAAGACACGCATACTGGTGTGGCGGCGGCCAAAGCTGCGGGGTTGTATTGTATTGCGATCCCTAATCACTACTCCATTCATCAGGATCTCTCGCGGGCGGACGCCCGTTGTGACACCTTGGCTGATGCGCTTACTCTAGCAACAACACGCGCACGCTGA
- a CDS encoding dipeptidase, translating to MFFDTRRVHVVGVVMVSIFAAAAPVNAELLASTPTSTRAETLATSSIIVDGHIDVPHRVFDQWVDVTESTDGGDFDYPRAKLGGLNAPFMSIYVPAALDGTAESTARAHTLIDHVEAIVGRAPEKFAIARSPAEVEAHFKQGKVSLPLGMENGAPINGDLNNLEIFYQRGIRYITLTHSKSNAISDSSYDDNRQWDGLSPFGEELVVAMNQRGVMVDISHVSDTAFYDTLRISTAPVIASHSSLRKFTPGFERNMDDAMLLALAKNGGIIMINFGSTFVDADARKWSDIRKDEIEAMERKHGAASDVVQHFIDTYRDRNPFPYATSADVVAHIDYAVKLIGVDHVGLGSDYDGVGDSLPTGLKDVATYPVLIQGLIDKGYSDQDIRKILGLNLLRVWREVEKVAAES from the coding sequence ATGTTTTTCGATACACGTCGAGTTCACGTCGTTGGTGTGGTTATGGTATCCATATTCGCGGCAGCCGCGCCCGTGAATGCAGAGTTACTCGCAAGCACGCCAACGTCCACGCGTGCTGAAACACTAGCGACTTCGTCGATTATCGTAGATGGACACATCGATGTGCCGCATCGGGTGTTTGATCAATGGGTTGACGTCACTGAATCCACGGACGGTGGTGATTTCGATTATCCGCGTGCCAAACTCGGCGGGTTGAACGCACCGTTTATGTCCATTTATGTACCCGCGGCACTTGACGGTACGGCTGAGTCGACCGCGCGAGCTCATACGCTAATTGATCATGTTGAAGCGATCGTCGGTCGCGCGCCCGAAAAGTTCGCAATCGCGCGATCACCAGCCGAGGTAGAGGCGCATTTCAAGCAAGGAAAGGTGTCGCTGCCGCTCGGTATGGAAAATGGAGCACCGATTAACGGTGACCTTAATAACCTTGAAATATTTTATCAGCGTGGTATCCGTTATATTACGCTGACGCACTCCAAGAGCAACGCCATTTCCGACTCATCCTACGATGACAATAGGCAATGGGATGGCCTGAGTCCGTTTGGTGAGGAGTTGGTCGTCGCGATGAATCAACGTGGTGTGATGGTGGATATTTCACACGTCTCTGACACGGCATTCTACGATACGTTACGCATCAGCACCGCGCCGGTTATCGCATCGCATTCCTCACTACGTAAATTTACCCCAGGTTTCGAACGTAATATGGATGACGCCATGCTCCTAGCTTTAGCGAAAAATGGCGGCATAATTATGATCAACTTTGGGTCTACCTTTGTTGATGCCGACGCGCGAAAATGGTCGGATATTCGTAAAGACGAGATTGAGGCGATGGAGCGCAAGCATGGCGCGGCCAGTGACGTGGTGCAACACTTTATCGACACCTACCGAGACCGAAACCCTTTTCCATACGCCACAAGCGCCGATGTGGTTGCGCATATCGATTATGCCGTAAAACTAATCGGCGTGGATCACGTCGGCCTTGGCTCAGACTACGACGGCGTCGGCGATTCTCTGCCGACTGGACTCAAAGATGTTGCTACCTATCCGGTGCTAATTCAGGGATTAATCGACAAGGGCTACTCAGATCAGGACATTCGAAAAATTCTAGGGCTGAATCTACTGCGTGTGTGGCGTGAAGTCGAAAAAGTTGCGGCTGAAAGCTGA
- a CDS encoding alpha/beta fold hydrolase: MSTLDSKQPAALAGNQPTVSSTALDDLNPAVAEPSAWLRSALTVPREEGYVQLSGCQIHYFRWGDTSKPGIIMIHGFLAHARCFAFIAPYLTDYHVVAFDMSGMGDSGTRSEYPIDQRVDELIGVAERTGLFEHDQKPVIVAHSYGGQVGVETMHRHAARFDGLIICDLMVMRPEVLAANAARFRPPGNQQSNKPNKVYASYEEAKARFVLAPPQPVGHAELLDFMAYHSLRKVNGGWSWKFDPSVFRREAGFEKRWAETGHRIVTAPGRKAVVYGRESMLFNDDSANYLRELIAELRATPFPIVDIPHAHHHLMLDQPVALVASLKSILSLWQSAPATG; this comes from the coding sequence ATGTCTACTCTCGATTCTAAACAACCTGCTGCGTTGGCAGGTAATCAACCTACGGTTTCCAGTACCGCGCTGGATGATCTGAACCCGGCTGTGGCGGAACCATCTGCGTGGCTTCGGTCTGCGCTAACTGTGCCGCGAGAAGAGGGGTATGTGCAACTTAGTGGCTGCCAGATTCATTATTTTCGTTGGGGAGATACGAGTAAACCGGGGATCATTATGATTCATGGTTTTCTAGCGCACGCACGCTGCTTTGCCTTCATTGCACCGTATCTAACAGACTATCACGTAGTAGCATTTGATATGTCTGGCATGGGCGACTCCGGGACACGATCGGAATACCCAATCGACCAGCGGGTTGATGAGCTGATCGGTGTCGCTGAGCGCACCGGTTTGTTTGAACATGATCAAAAACCGGTCATTGTGGCACATTCATACGGCGGACAGGTTGGTGTTGAAACCATGCACCGGCATGCAGCGCGGTTCGATGGTCTGATTATTTGTGATCTGATGGTCATGCGCCCGGAAGTCTTGGCAGCTAATGCCGCACGCTTTCGGCCACCCGGTAATCAGCAATCGAATAAGCCGAATAAGGTGTACGCAAGCTACGAGGAAGCGAAAGCGCGTTTTGTGCTGGCACCGCCTCAGCCTGTAGGTCATGCTGAGCTGCTCGATTTTATGGCCTATCATTCTTTGCGCAAGGTCAACGGAGGCTGGTCCTGGAAATTTGATCCGAGCGTGTTTCGTCGTGAAGCCGGGTTTGAAAAGCGTTGGGCTGAAACCGGTCATCGGATTGTCACTGCACCTGGTCGTAAAGCGGTGGTCTATGGTCGCGAGAGCATGCTGTTCAATGATGACTCGGCAAACTATTTGCGTGAGTTGATTGCTGAGCTCCGTGCTACGCCGTTTCCGATCGTTGATATTCCACATGCACATCACCATCTGATGTTGGACCAGCCTGTGGCGCTGGTAGCGAGTTTGAAGTCGATTCTGTCACTATGGCAGTCTGCGCCTGCCACGGGCTGA
- a CDS encoding xanthine dehydrogenase family protein molybdopterin-binding subunit, whose amino-acid sequence MSHFNKLSRREFLSLTGRAGGVLMLSTTPSAPIFAANGDAVATPPESAHHQLGAFVSIDQSGKVDIICHRAEMGQGILTSVPQLIADELEASWDQVNAVLGKADPAYGNQSTGGSASIRRFITQIRQMGAVARVMLEQAAADRWQVDVANVKANNHQVHNMMNGATFGFGELAADATKRPIPKADKLVLKSTSEFKIVGKDVPLQGLRKIVTGQATYAQDLQLPGMLIASIERPPVVGGKVKTLDASDAKSVRGVVDVIQLKQRRFPVNVNPVSGVAVLATNTWAAIEGRKRLKISWEDGDNGAHDSETYKQLLIDKVKNQGKAVRSEGKNLYQHEFDPQRTVEACYTFPYHHHMSMETPAATAMINQDGSCTVWSGTQTPQWGKGLVLEELGLDPTKDADKVTLHNTLMGGAFGRKGKNDFTLEAVELAKASGKPVKVIWSREDDVKHGFYHAIAANYFKAELTTDGGCEHWLQRVASPPIAWIFDDSAQHLDATSLSLGFADVPFDIPHMQFENPGVDTHVRIGWLRAVGNINNAFGLGCFVDELATKAGVSTHSMWLKLLGKDRLFDPRLEGFKDYTHYGNESADHLLDIARFKAVLNEVVSKSKADQTLPSGQGWGISLAASFNSYAAAATKVEVRDGKVTVLEMHTAIDCGLVVTPDRVVSQMEGAMIMALSMTLESEITVKDGKIVQNNFYDYPVTRINKTPPLHVHILPSDKAPGGVGEPGLPPICPSIVNAIFHASGTRIRDLPVKKTLQV is encoded by the coding sequence ATGAGTCATTTCAATAAATTGAGTCGTCGTGAATTTCTGAGCTTAACCGGGCGTGCCGGTGGCGTATTGATGCTGTCCACCACGCCAAGCGCACCAATATTCGCCGCCAATGGGGATGCGGTCGCTACGCCACCCGAGTCAGCACACCATCAGCTTGGTGCCTTTGTCAGTATTGATCAATCTGGTAAAGTCGACATCATCTGTCATCGTGCGGAAATGGGGCAAGGCATTTTGACCAGCGTACCTCAACTGATTGCTGACGAACTGGAAGCGAGCTGGGATCAAGTGAATGCCGTGCTGGGCAAAGCGGACCCAGCTTACGGCAACCAAAGTACCGGCGGTTCTGCCTCGATCCGTCGCTTTATCACCCAGATCCGCCAGATGGGCGCCGTTGCGCGTGTCATGCTGGAACAAGCCGCTGCGGACCGTTGGCAGGTTGATGTGGCGAACGTAAAGGCCAACAATCATCAGGTACACAACATGATGAACGGCGCCACATTCGGCTTTGGTGAATTAGCCGCTGACGCGACGAAACGTCCAATCCCAAAAGCAGACAAACTGGTTCTAAAGTCGACCTCCGAGTTCAAAATTGTGGGCAAAGATGTGCCCTTACAAGGCTTGCGAAAAATTGTGACGGGTCAGGCCACGTATGCCCAGGATTTACAACTTCCTGGCATGCTGATTGCCAGTATCGAGCGACCTCCCGTCGTCGGAGGAAAAGTCAAAACACTGGATGCTAGCGATGCTAAGAGTGTGCGCGGTGTCGTGGACGTGATTCAACTGAAACAGCGTCGTTTTCCCGTCAATGTCAATCCGGTTTCCGGTGTCGCTGTGTTAGCGACCAATACATGGGCAGCAATCGAAGGTCGTAAACGGCTTAAGATAAGCTGGGAGGATGGCGACAACGGGGCGCACGACTCCGAAACCTACAAACAATTGTTGATCGACAAAGTCAAGAATCAAGGCAAAGCCGTGCGCTCGGAAGGCAAGAACCTTTACCAGCACGAGTTTGATCCACAACGCACAGTCGAAGCGTGCTACACCTTTCCTTACCACCACCACATGTCGATGGAAACGCCTGCCGCAACGGCAATGATTAACCAAGACGGCAGCTGCACGGTGTGGAGTGGCACCCAAACCCCGCAGTGGGGCAAAGGGTTGGTGTTAGAAGAATTGGGGCTCGATCCGACCAAAGACGCAGACAAAGTTACGCTCCACAACACACTGATGGGCGGCGCTTTTGGGCGCAAAGGTAAAAACGACTTCACCCTGGAAGCTGTCGAGCTGGCGAAGGCCTCTGGCAAACCGGTAAAAGTTATCTGGAGTCGTGAAGACGATGTCAAACATGGCTTCTACCACGCCATCGCGGCCAATTATTTTAAAGCGGAATTAACCACAGATGGCGGCTGTGAACATTGGCTGCAGCGTGTGGCTTCGCCGCCGATCGCCTGGATTTTCGACGACAGCGCCCAGCACTTAGATGCGACATCACTGTCCTTAGGTTTTGCAGATGTACCATTTGACATACCGCACATGCAATTCGAAAACCCCGGTGTGGATACGCATGTGCGCATTGGTTGGCTGCGTGCAGTTGGCAACATTAATAATGCGTTCGGGCTCGGTTGTTTTGTCGATGAACTGGCCACCAAGGCTGGCGTCAGCACTCACAGTATGTGGCTAAAACTGCTCGGCAAGGATCGACTGTTCGATCCGCGTCTCGAAGGTTTTAAAGACTACACGCATTACGGAAACGAGAGCGCTGATCACTTGCTGGACATTGCTCGGTTTAAGGCCGTACTCAACGAAGTGGTCAGCAAAAGTAAGGCGGATCAAACGCTACCAAGCGGTCAGGGCTGGGGTATCAGCCTCGCGGCGAGTTTCAACTCGTACGCTGCGGCCGCCACCAAAGTAGAAGTACGCGACGGCAAAGTCACAGTTTTAGAAATGCACACGGCAATTGATTGTGGACTGGTGGTAACCCCTGATCGCGTCGTCTCTCAGATGGAAGGCGCAATGATCATGGCGTTATCGATGACGCTGGAAAGCGAGATCACCGTCAAAGATGGAAAAATCGTACAGAATAATTTTTACGATTACCCAGTCACCAGAATCAACAAAACGCCACCGCTACATGTGCACATTCTACCTTCAGACAAAGCCCCTGGCGGCGTTGGCGAACCGGGATTACCGCCTATTTGCCCGAGTATCGTGAATGCGATTTTCCATGCGTCTGGCACACGTATACGCGACTTACCAGTAAAAAAGACCTTACAAGTTTAG
- a CDS encoding DUF2520 domain-containing protein produces MESLAGKNIAVVGAEDFGLAIAQSFQKQKATVFLTGPNTTLIAEKAKKLNIRTDVQPMLNAVVSADLVLLAVPEAEIESTCKILAINLKKGAVIAHFSKVLDSTALESAHKKSGVHVCSLYPVNKFYDLEASQRILNNRLHRSYLYGEGDRAALKITDAMFKLIGFVPMTISRESKPKYHAASVIASDYLTVLLEASMRIASSTGVDGKLYWRSIQPLVKGTLESILQRGFDSTLGGPIMGGDTNTVANHLTALEHVSSNLPTLYANLGKHVLAHATQHNRLDKSTILKLHTVLNDVDIKK; encoded by the coding sequence ATGGAATCACTCGCCGGGAAGAACATTGCCGTTGTTGGCGCAGAAGACTTCGGTCTCGCTATTGCGCAAAGCTTTCAGAAGCAGAAAGCCACCGTATTTCTAACTGGCCCGAACACCACACTGATTGCCGAGAAGGCGAAAAAACTGAATATTCGCACGGACGTACAGCCCATGCTTAACGCCGTAGTGAGCGCCGACTTGGTGCTATTGGCGGTACCCGAAGCTGAAATCGAGTCGACCTGTAAAATTCTGGCGATCAACCTCAAAAAAGGCGCGGTGATTGCGCACTTTTCAAAGGTATTGGACAGTACCGCACTGGAGAGCGCACACAAGAAATCGGGCGTACACGTCTGCTCCTTATACCCGGTCAATAAGTTTTATGATCTGGAAGCATCGCAGCGGATTCTCAATAATCGTTTGCACCGTAGCTATCTCTACGGCGAAGGTGATCGTGCAGCGCTTAAAATCACCGATGCAATGTTTAAATTGATCGGCTTTGTCCCGATGACGATTTCTCGTGAATCCAAGCCCAAGTACCACGCCGCATCCGTTATCGCCAGCGATTATCTAACGGTGTTATTGGAAGCGTCGATGCGAATCGCTTCGTCCACAGGCGTTGACGGAAAGCTTTACTGGCGCTCAATACAACCGTTGGTAAAAGGCACGCTCGAGAGCATACTGCAACGGGGTTTCGACAGCACGCTAGGCGGCCCAATCATGGGCGGTGACACCAACACCGTTGCGAACCACCTAACCGCATTGGAACACGTTTCCTCGAATCTTCCTACCCTGTATGCCAATCTTGGCAAACACGTACTCGCGCATGCCACACAGCATAACCGGCTAGATAAAAGTACGATTCTTAAGCTGCATACCGTGTTGAATGACGTCGACATCAAGAAATAA
- the cysK gene encoding cysteine synthase A has product MTKLYNNILETVGNTPIVKINKMAPAHVNLYAKIEAFNPMGSVKDRLALNVIEQAEKSGALKPGQTIVEATSGNTGIGLAMVCAQKGYPLVITMVESFSVERRRLMRFLGAKVVLTPAALRGNGMVAKAKELADAHGWFMTRQFENEDNAAMHSRTTAPEILSAFSDRSLDYWVTGYGTGGTLKGVARVLRVESPNTKIVVSEPEQASLIRSGAIQKNNNDGSPAETHPNWEPHPIQGWTPDFIPKLTADAINDHYIDDVLTVTGTDAITCSKQLAQKEGVFVGISAGATMATALAVCKTAPEGSNILCMLPDTGERYLSTPLFGDIDAQMNDDERAVSLSTPSAQFSD; this is encoded by the coding sequence ATGACCAAACTCTATAACAATATTCTGGAAACCGTGGGCAATACGCCGATTGTCAAGATCAACAAGATGGCACCTGCCCACGTTAATTTGTATGCCAAGATCGAAGCGTTTAACCCGATGGGATCAGTGAAAGACCGACTGGCCTTAAATGTGATTGAACAGGCTGAGAAGTCCGGTGCCTTGAAGCCTGGACAAACTATTGTTGAGGCCACCAGTGGAAACACCGGTATTGGACTCGCCATGGTGTGTGCTCAAAAGGGCTATCCGCTGGTGATCACCATGGTGGAGTCGTTTAGTGTGGAGCGTCGGCGACTTATGCGCTTTTTGGGCGCCAAAGTGGTTTTAACCCCAGCCGCACTGCGTGGCAACGGCATGGTGGCCAAAGCCAAAGAATTGGCCGATGCGCATGGCTGGTTTATGACTCGGCAGTTTGAAAATGAAGACAATGCAGCAATGCATTCACGTACCACTGCGCCAGAAATTCTGTCTGCGTTTAGTGATCGCTCGCTGGATTACTGGGTCACCGGTTACGGCACCGGTGGCACACTGAAGGGCGTCGCGCGTGTGCTTCGGGTCGAGTCACCAAATACAAAAATTGTGGTTTCGGAACCGGAGCAAGCCAGTTTGATTCGGTCTGGCGCAATACAAAAAAACAACAATGATGGATCGCCAGCTGAAACACACCCGAACTGGGAACCACACCCAATACAGGGTTGGACACCGGATTTTATTCCCAAACTCACCGCTGACGCGATCAATGACCATTACATAGATGACGTTCTCACGGTTACAGGGACTGATGCAATAACGTGTTCGAAGCAGCTCGCGCAGAAGGAGGGGGTCTTCGTTGGAATCAGCGCAGGCGCCACCATGGCGACCGCGTTAGCGGTGTGCAAAACAGCACCGGAAGGGTCAAACATTCTCTGCATGCTGCCGGATACCGGAGAGCGGTATCTGAGCACACCGTTGTTTGGTGATATTGACGCACAGATGAATGATGATGAACGCGCGGTGTCTTTGTCTACGCCAAGTGCGCAGTTTTCCGATTAG